The Zalophus californianus isolate mZalCal1 chromosome X, mZalCal1.pri.v2, whole genome shotgun sequence genome window below encodes:
- the LOC118355940 gene encoding spindlin-2 has translation MKTPNAQEAEGQQTRAAVGRATGSANMTKKKASQKKQRGRPSSQSRRNIVGCRISHGWKEGDEPITQWKGTVLDQVPINPSLYLVKYDGIDCVYGLELHRDERVLSLKILSDRVASSQVSDANLANTIIGKAVEHMFEGEHGSKDEWRGMVLAQAPIMKAWFYITYEKDPVLYMYQLLDDYKEGDLRIMPESSESPPAEREPGGVVDGLIGKHVEYTKEDGSKRIGMVIHQVEAKPSVYFIKFDDDFHIYVYDLVKKS, from the coding sequence ATGAAGACCCCCAACGCACAGGAGGCCGAAGGGCAACAAACCAGGGCAGCTGTGGGCCGGGCCACTGGGTCGGCAAACATGACGAAGAAAAAAGCCTCCCAAAAGAAGCAGAGGGGTAGACCTTCGTCCCAGTCCCGCAGGAACATCGTGGGCTGCAGAATTTCGCATGGATGGAAGGAAGGTGATGAGCCCATCACCCAGTGGAAAGGAACCGTTCTGGATCAGGTGCCTATAAATCCCTCTCTTTATCTGGTCAAATATGATGGAATTGACTGTGTCTATGGACTGGAACTTCACAGAGATGAAAGAGTTTTgtctcttaaaattctttccGACAGGGTGGCATCATCTCAAGTCAGTGATGCAAACCTTGCAAACACCATAATTGGTAAAGCTGTGGAACATATGTTTGAGGGTGAGCATGGTTCTAAGGATGAATGGAGGGGAATGGTCTTAGCCCAAGCACCTATCATGAAAGCCTGGTTTTATATTACCTATGAGAAAGATCCTGTCTTGTACATGTACCAGCTTCTAGATGATTATAAAGAAGGAGACCTCCGTATCATGCCAGAGTCCAGTGAGTCTCCTCCAGCAGAGAGGGAGCCAGGAGGAGTTGTAGATGGCCTGATAGGTAAACATGTGGAATATACCAAAGAAGATGGCTCCAAACGGATTGGCATGGTCATTCACCAAGTGGAAGCCAAACCCTCTGTGTATTTCATCAAGTTTGATGATGATTTCCATATCTATGTCTATGATTTGGTGAAAAAGTCCTAA